In Fusarium oxysporum Fo47 chromosome VII, complete sequence, the following proteins share a genomic window:
- a CDS encoding uncharacterized protein (expressed protein), whose product MNKQAMRLRFAATDKILQRGTRDASEAALERFNEMLRQDPTDPLGLRDLIPHVLLRLDREQECYDFIKWWARNGPEARSRSPFLNLHGANAFESLTKLSARVSNLSLSHLVALTLLKLRLYLDCESVYNFQQECILEFFEPDPSFADVDRPIGSLARNKMHSTNFDRAETLISSLRSQYLELCREANAANSYFWEALIDDEPCTPPPTQELLAETHCVSCF is encoded by the coding sequence ATGAACAAGCAGGCAATGAGGCTGCGGTTCGCCGCTACCGACAAGATCCTTCAGCGCGGTACACGAGATGCCTCAGAAGCCGCACTCGAGCGCTTCAACGAGATGCTGCGGCAAGATCCTACAGACCCTTTAGGCTTGCGCGACCTTATCCCTcatgttcttcttcgacttgACCGGGAGCAAGAGTGCTACGATTTCATCAAATGGTGGGCCAGGAACGGGCCTGAAGCTCGCTCTCGATCACCATTCTTGAACCTTCACGGCGCCAACGCTTTCGAATCCTTGACTAAACTCAGCGCTCGGGTTTCgaacctcagcctcagtcaTCTCGTAGCCCTCACGCTTCTGAAACTGCGACTCTATCTCGACTGTGAATCAGTCTACAACTTTCAACAAGAGTGCATTTTGGAATTTTTCGAGCCAGACCCATCctttgctgatgttgatcgACCCATCGGAAGCCTTGCACGTAACAAGATGCACTCCACCAACTTCGATCGTGCCGAAACATTGATTTCGTCTTTACGGAGCCAGTATCTTGAGCTCTGTCGCGAGGCCAATGCGGCAAATTCCTATTTCTGGGAGGCCCTGATTGACGACGAACCTTGTACCCCTCCGCCTACTCAAGAATTACTAGCAGAAACGCATTGCGTTTCCTGTTTTTGA